A window of the Carassius carassius chromosome 36, fCarCar2.1, whole genome shotgun sequence genome harbors these coding sequences:
- the LOC132117284 gene encoding ankyrin repeat and KH domain-containing protein 1-like isoform X1 yields the protein MQDAVAGTAMLTDGFEDEIDSVTPRTPALGMGVGATPGAGLGGLGIGVGGKKVRLFGEAGGPTTDRLDFKLTAAAVLSSGPGSGSDEDEVSEVESFILDQEDLDNPVLKTASELLLSSAADGADLRTVDPETQARLEALLEAAGIGKLSTADGKAFADPEVLRRLTSSVSCALDEAAAALTRMRAENTLNASQADNLVIFSRSLAEACSDGDVNAVRKLLDEGRSVNEHTEEGESLLCLACSAGYYELAQVLLAMHANVEDRGIKGDITPLMAAASGGYVDIVKLLLVHGADVNAQSSTGNTALTYACAGGFLDVVKVLLKEGANIEDHNENGHTPLMEAASAGHVEVSRVLLEYGAGINTHSNEFKESALTLACYKGHLDMVRFLLEAGADQEHKTDEMHTALMEACMDGHVEVARLLLDSGAQVNMPADSFESPLTLAACGGHVELAALLIERGANLEEVNDEGYTPLMEAAREGHEEMVALLLAQGANINAQTEETQETALTLACCGGFLEVADFLIKAGADIELGCSTPLMEAAQEGHLELVKYLLAAGANVHATTATGDTALTYACENGHTDVADVLLQTGADLEHESEGGRTPLMKAARAGHLCTVQFLISKGANVNRATANNDHTVVSLACAGGHLAVVELLLAHGADPTHRLKDGSTMLIEAAKGGHSNVVSYLLDYPNNILSVPAPDLSQLTPPSHDTSQAPRVPFQALAMVVPPQEPDRVPSTIPTSPPVTSKGASKQRLSSLQSNSVASGGLDADLLPPFHPYQPLECIVEETEGKLNELGQRISAIEKAQMHSLELIQGEPLTKDKIEELKKSREEQVQKKKKILKELQKVERQLQLKTQQQFTKEYMETKGLKEELGQVAGVETPGTPLPLQATQLGSDSECEVNRKEEDHRHTPSNEDDDEEDEEEEDEEDNSDCAKLPQVHTILSTPPPPPQNQVLQSLPLQTSFVPIQPLTPQQSTDFSNAEYPLSSSPDLQRVLLGQQLTGLGPGLLAQASDGLMVATPAQTLTDTLDDIMAAVNSRVPVVNTTTSPSPQPSAQTPINTVSPPSMLPLYPSVDIDAHTESNHDTALTLACAGGHEELVSVLIAREANIEHRDKKGFTPLILAATAGHVGVVEILLDKGGDIEAQSERTKDTPLSLACSGGRQEVVELLLLRGANKEHRNVSDYTPLSLAASGGYVNIIKILLNAGAEINSRTGSKLGISPLMLAAMNGHVPAVKLLLDMGSDINAQIETNRNTALTLACFQGRAEVVSLLLDRKANVEHRAKTGLTPLMEAASGGYAEVGRVLLDKGADVNAPPVPSSRDTALTIAADKGHYKFCELLISRGAHIDVRNKKGNTPLWLAANGGHFDVVQLLVQAGADVDAADNRKITPLMAAFRKGHVKVVQYLVKEVNQFPSDIECMRYIATIADKELLKKCHQCMETIVKAKDQQAAEANKNASILLKELDLEKSREESKKQALAAKREKRKEKRKKKKEEQKRKMEEEEAKVKEVFYEMQDQKEDSAEEVEVPIEPPSATTTTTIGISATSTTFTNTFGKKRANVATTPSTNRKNKKNKTKDSPSEPIILQDPQVALAQQKADKNKIHGEPRGGGEPGGTSDSNLDSTDCNSESSNSSKSHDLPDLPSSSSSSAPSVFAGSNQPYVASEKRHGPSLPGSSEEKVTVSISRPQKSHEISSDLTPSSLPPSFKTISLPVTSPNSKMNLTSPKRGLKREEGWKEVVRRSKKLSVPASVVSRIMGRGGCNITAIQDVTGAHIDVDKQKDKNGERMITIRGGTESTRHAVQLINALIQDPAKELEDLIPRNHIRPPGANTKISSTYTTSTGATSTYAASPKGLPSVVPSSNMSFQSSTNFTAQQAGKLGKSMAPGVRPPFVSLPPLAYAHPQLALLAAQTINQIRHPRLPMAQFGGTFSSSPNTWGPFPVRPVSPGSANSSPKHSSNSAPRPASSAPAHTEHPAAPVSSTSTPTASTTSPTSTAPANTPTPSSVRKQLFSTDHKSGAGVTVASTGSNAPSAQVAQSPISCAPTTPTTPPPPPIAPPPQHPPPPKPEPASLSTPAKEKPVTELATPAEGAPSDGPSPSAPLHFTSSPSSPSMLPVQPETRQSLPSHFTSSTEPSSSSSSQPGSSHTVTRLPPPTCSSTVTNTSSALPHYATPNALGVSSRMKQPGPYYPMAPGALSEQQSVFVHPGGSQGPLKQQQQQLPPQLSLASTGMPPPSLTMSSTMGMINGSQMHLHSGKAQLPPNFGPAAIFSHFSSIFDSNQVGNNQVWGACHLPARTHPEQPYSAPTNAYISGMGQIESVQPPPDGSKAPGYRCSSQRIVSSPIGIHPMDNSMSSSTALPSFTTSISASPVFLPGHANVGTPSFSRQHFSPHPWSASTSCESPVPSVSSRASSPLCTSTVTVIQAKPISSNQQDRKVPPPIGTERLARIRQTGTINHTMLPTSYTPPVGQGGIWSFGVGSASETMSGWSQPLMGGPVMHQQMQEPSAFSQHQAMERDDTGIVAPSNTFHQPLPTNFMDFPKGLPMSMYGGTMIPPHPQMAEGPGGPVYNGLHTSDPAWNPILKVVPNTAENSDPQQVWPGTWAPHVGNVHLNHVN from the exons GTGGAATCGTTCATACTAGACCAGGAGGATCTGGATAACCCCGTACTAAAGACAGCTTCAGAGCTGCTCCTATCCAGTGCAGCAGACGGAGCCGACCTCAGAACAGTAGACCCAGAAACACAGGCACGGCTCGAGGCATTACTAGAAGCAGCAG GCATTGGTAAACTCTCCACTGCCGATGGCAAAGCCTTTGCAGATCCAGAGGTGTTACGCCGCTTGACGTCGTCGGTGAGTTGCGCGCTGGACGAGGCCGCCGCCGCCCTCACACGCATGAGGGCCGAAAACACGCTCAACGCCAGCCAGGCCGACAA TCTGGTTATTTTTAGCCGTAGCCTGGCTGAGGCCTGCTCAGACGGCGACGTGAATGCAGTGCGGAAGCTGCTAGACGAGGGACGCAGCGTCAACGAACACACAGAGGAGGGCGAGAGCCTGCTGTGTCTGGCCTGCTCAGCTGGATACTATGAGCTCGCACAG GTCTTGCTTGCCATGCATGCTAACGTGGAGGACAGAGGGATCAAAGGAGACATCACGCCACTTATGGCTGCTGCAAGCGGTGGTTATGTCGACATCGTCAAACTGCTCCTAGTGCATGGAGCCGATGTTAACGCACAGTCCTCGACGG GCAACACAGCATTAACATATGCGTGTGCTGGAGGCTTCCTTGATGTAGTAAAGGTGTTATTGAAGGAGGGTGCTAACATTGAAGATCACAACGAGAATGGTCACACTCCGCTAATGGAGGCTGCCAGTGCAGGCCACGTGGAGGTCTCTCGTGTGCTCCTGGAGTACGGCGCTGGAATCAACACACACTCCAATGAGTTTAAGGAGAGCGCACTCACACTTGCTTGCTATAAAG GGCACCTGGACATGGTCCGGTTTCTCTTAGAAGCAGGAGCCGACCAGGAGCACAAGACCGATGAGATGCACACTGCACTCATGGAGGCCTGCATG GATGGGCATGTGGAGGTGGCACGACTGTTATTGGATAGTGGGGCACAGGTAAACATGCCTGCTGACTCATTTGAGTCGCCTTTGACGCTGGCTGCCTGCGGGGGACATGTGGAGCTGGCGGCGCTTCTGATCGAGAGGGGGGCCAACCTGGAGGAGGTGAACGATGAGGGCTATACTCCACTGATGGAGGCAGCTCGTGAGGGCCATGAAGAGATGGTAGCACTGCTCTTAGCACAAG GTGCAAATATTAATGCTCAGACAGAGGAGACGCAGGAGACCGCATTGACTCTGGCATGTTGCGGAGGCTTCCTAGAGGTGGCTGATTTCCTCATCAAAGCTGGGGCGGACATTGAGTTGGGTTGCTCCACCCCGCTCATGGAAGCTGCACAGGAGGGGCATCTGGAGCTGGTCAAATACTTGTTGGCTGCAG GGGCTAATGTCCACGCCACAACAGCCACGGGTGACACAGCTCTGACATATGCCTGTGAGAACGGACACACAGATGTGGCCGACGTGCTGCTGCAAACAGGAGCTGACCTG GAACATGAATCAGAAGGGGGCAGGACTCCACTGATGAAAGCGGCCAGAGCAGGACACCTGTGCACTGTGCAGTTTCTCATCAGCAAAG GTGCTAATGTGAATAGAGCCACAGCCAACAATGATCACACAGTGGTTTCTCTGGCTTGTGCGGGGGGCCACTTGGCTGTGGTGGAGCTGCTGTTAGCCCATGGTGCTGATCCCACCCACAGACTGAAG gATGGCTCCACGATGCTGATTGAAGCTGCTAAAGGTGGTCACAGTAATGTGGTGTCCTACTTGCTAGACTACCCAAACAACATTCTGTCAGTCCCTGCCCCAGACCTGTCCCAGCTCACACCCCCCTCTCATGACACTTCTCAG gCCCCTCGAGTCCCTTTCCAAGCCCTGGCTATGGTGGTGCCCCCCCAGGAGCCAGACAGAGTGCCCTCCACCATCCCCACATCCCCACCCGTTACAAGCAAAG GTGCATCCAAGCAGAGGCTGAGCTCTCTTCAGAGCAACTCCGTGGCCTCGGGTGGCCTAGACGCCGACCTGCTGCCGCCCTTCCACCCGTACCAGCCTCTGGAATGCATTGTCGAGGAGACGGAGGGCAAGCTGAATGAGCTGGGCCAGCGCATAAGTGCCATTGAGAAGGCCCAGATGCATTCACTTGAGCTCATCCAGGGTGAGCCGCTCACCAAAGACAAGATCGAGGAGCTAAAGAAAAGTCGCGAGGAGCAGgtccagaagaagaagaagatcttGAAGGAGCTGCAGAAGGTGGAGAGGCAGTTGCAGCTGAAGACGCAGCAGCAATTCACCAAAGAATACATGGAGACCAAGGGGCTCAAGGAGGAGCTGGGCCAGGTGGCAGGGGTGGAGACGCCCGGCACCCCCCTGCCACTGCAGGCCACCCAGCTGGGCTCTGACAGCGAGTGCGAGGTTAATCGCAAAGAGGAGGACCACAGGCACACCCCATCCAATGAGGACGACGACGAGGAGGACGAagaggaagaggatgaagaagACAATAGCGACTGTGCTAAGCTGCCACAGGTGCACACCATTCTTTCCACGCCGCCTCCACCACCTCAGAACCAGGTCCTCCAGAGTCTTCCTCTGCAGACCAGCTTCGTTCCCATCCAGCCTCTCACCCCGCAGCAGTCCACAGACTTCAGTAATGCAGAGTACCCGTTAAGCAGCAGCCCAGACCTGCAGAGGGTGCTGCTGGGTCAGCAGCTGACGGGGTTGGGGCCAGGGCTTCTCGCACAGGCCTCCGACGGACTCATGGTCGCCACGCCCGCACAGACGCTCACAGATACGCTTGATGACATCATGGCGG CTGTGAACAGCAGAGTGCCTGTGGTAAACACTACAACTTCGCCCTCCCCTCAGCCCTCCGCACAGACGCCCATCAACACAGTCTCCCCACCCTCCATGCTCCCTCTGTACCCCTCAGTGGACATTGACGCACAT ACTGAGAGCAATCATGACACGGCGCTGACCCTGGCCTGCGCAGGTGGCCATGAAGAGCTTGTCTCAGTGCTCATTGCACGTGAGGCCAACATTGAGCACCGGGACAAGAAGG GGTTCACTCCCCTAATCCTAGCTGCCACTGCGGGCCATGTGGGTGTGGTGGAGATCCTACTGGACAAGGGAGGGGACATTGAAGCTCAGTCTGAGAGGACCAAAGACACCCCTCTGTCCCTCGCCTGCTCAGGTGGCAGACAAGAG GTGGTGGAGCTGCTGTTGCTTCGTGGGGCTAACAAGGAGCACCGTAATGTTTCGGACTACACCCCGCTCAGCCTGGCAGCCTCTGGGGGCTACGTCAACATCATCAAGATCCTTCTGAATGCTGGTGCTGAAATCAACTCTAG GACTGGCAGTAAGCTGGGCATTTCTCCGCTCATGTTGGCAGCCATGAACGGCCATGTGCCTGCGGTGAAGCTGCTGTTAGACATGGGCTCTGATATCAATGCACAGATCGAGACCAATCGTAACACAGCACTGACCTTGGCCTGCTTCCAAGGCCGAGCAGAGGTTGTCAGCTTGCTTCTGGACCGCAAAGCCAACGTGGAACACCGCGCTAAG ACTGGCCTCACCCCTCTCATGGAGGCTGCGTCTGGCGGTTATGCTGAAGTTGGCCGGGTGCTGTTGGATAAAGGGGCAGATGTCAATGCCCCTCCAGTTCCCTCCTCTCGTGACACCGCCCTCACCATTGCTGCAGACAAGGGTCACTACAAGTTTTGTGAACTTCTCATCAGCAG AGGGGCTCACATTGATGTGCGAAATAAGAAGGGGAACACCCCTTTGTGGCTTGCTGCTAACGGTGGCCACTTTGATGTGGTTCAGCTGTTGGTGCAGGCTGGAGCCGATGTGGATGCAGCAGACAACCGCAAAATAACCCCCCTCATGGCAGCGTTCCGCAAG GGTCATGTAAAAGTGGTGCAGTACCTGGTGAAGGAAGTCAACCAGTTCCCATCTGACATTGAGTGCATGAGATATATTGCCACTATTGCAGATAAG GAACTGCTGAAAAAGTGTCATCAGTGCATGGAGACCATTGTCAAAGCCAAAGATCAGCAGGCGGCTGAGGCGAACAAGAACGCCAGTATTCTACTTAAGGAACTTGATCTGGAGAAG TCTCGTGAAGAAAGCAAAAAGCAGGCTCTGGCTGCAAAGCGAGAGAAGAGAAAGGAGAAGCGCAAGAAAAAGAAGGAAGAGCAGAAGAGGAAGATGGAGGAAGAGGAGGCTAAAGTGAAAGAGGTGTTCTATGAGATGCAGGATCAGAAGGAGGACTCTGCAGAAG AAGTGGAGGTTCCCATTGAGCCCCCAAGTGCTACCACCACCACAACCATTGGTATCTCCGCCACCTCCACAACTTTCACTAACACGTTCGGCAAAAAGCGAGCCAATGTGGCCACTACACCAAGCACTAATcgcaaaaacaaaaagaacaagacCAAGGATTCACCTAGTGAACCGATAATACTTCAAGACCCACAGGTGGCACTGGCGCAGCAGAAAGCTGACAAAAATAAGATCCATGGAGAACCTCGAGGGGGTGGGGAACCGGGAGGCACCAGCGACTCGAATCTAGATAGCACCGACTGCAACAGCGAGAGCAGCAACAGCAGTAAGAGCCACGATCTACCTGACCTGCCTTCATCGTCATCCTCTTCCGCCCCTTCGGTCTTTGCAGGCTCTAACCAGCCATATGTCGCAAGTGAGAAGAGACACGGGCCATCGCTGCCGGGCTCTTCTGAGGAGAAGGTCACAGTGTCCATCTCCAGACCACAGAA ATCTCATGAGATCAGCAGTGACTTGACCCCCAGTTCCCTGCCCCCCTCGTTCAAGACCATTTCACTGCCAGTCACCTCGCCCAACAGTAAGATGAATCTCACTAGCCCAAAGAGGGGCCTGAAGCGAGAAGAGGGGTGGAAAGAGGTGGTTCGGAG ATCCAAGAAGCTCTCTGTCCCTGCCTCTGTGGTGTCTCGGATTATGGGTAGAGGTGGCTGCAACATTACAGCCATCCAAGATGTTACAGGCGCACACATCGACGTGGACAAACAGAAAGACAAGAATGGAGAGAGAATGATTACAATCAG AGGTGGCACCGAGTCAACACGGCATGCAGTGCAGCTGATCAACGCGCTGATCCAGGACCCAGCCAAAGAGCTTGAGGACCTGATCCCTCGTAACCACATCCGGCCACCTGGTGCCAACACCAAAATCAGCTCCACCTACACAACCTCCACTGGGGCCACAAGCACTTATGCGGCCAGTCCAAAAGGTCTGCCATCTGTAGTGCCCTCCTCCAACATGTCTTTCCAGTCCTCCACCAACTTCACAGCTCAGCAGGCTGGCAAGTTGGGCAAAAGTATGGCACCGGGCGTCAGGCCCCCCTTCGTTTCTTTGCCACCACTTGCTTATGCTCATCCTCAACTGGCCCTTCTAGCAGCCCAGACCATCAACCAGATCCGCCACCCTCGATTACCCATGGCACAGTTTGGTGGCACTTTCTCATCCTCTCCCAACACTTGGGGTCCTTTCCCTGTTCGTCCTGTGAGCCCTGGTAGTGCTAACAGCTCACCAAAACACAGCAGTAATTCTGCGCCACGTCCTGCCAGCTCTGCTCCAGCCCACACCGAGCATCCTGCTGCTCCTGTGTCCAGCACATCGACTCCCACAGCCTCCACCACTTCTCCCACCAGTACCGCACCTGCCAACACACCCACACCTTCCTCTGTCAGGAAGCAGCTTTTCTCGACAGATCACAAGTCTGGGGCTGGAGTTACAGTGGCCTCTACCGGCAGCAACGCTCCATCAGCTCAAGTTGCTCAATCTCCTATCAGCTGTGCTCCCACAACCCCTACGACCCCTCCACCTCCACCCATTGCTCCACCTCCACAGCATCCCCCTCCCCCCAAGCCAGAGCCAGCCAGCCTCAGCACCCCAGCTAAAGAGAAGCCCGTCACAGAGCTCGCCACACCTGCCGAAGGAGCTCCATCTGATGGGCCCAGCCCCTCTGCTCCCTTGCACTTCACCTCATCTCCCTCTAGCCCCTCGATGCTGCCTGTACAGCCCGAGACCCGGCAGTCACTTCCGTCACACTTTACCTCCAGCACAGAACCAAGTTCCTCTTCCTCATCACAGCCAGGCTCATCTCACACAGTCACACGCCTGCCACCTCCGACCTGCAGCAGCACGGTCACTAATACCAGCAGCGCCTTACCTCACTACGCCACCCCCAACGCACTCGGTGTGTCTTCACGCATGAAGCAACCGGGACCCTACTACCCCATGGCTCCAGGGGCCCTTTCGGAGCAGCAGTCTGTGTTTGTGCATCCGGGAGGCTCACAGGGACCcctcaaacagcaacaacaacagctTCCACCTCAGCTCAGCCTGGCTTCGACAGGCATGCCCCCTCCCTCTCTCACAATGTCCTCCACTATGGGCATGATAAATGGCTCTCAAATGCACCTGCACAGTGGAAAAGCGCAACTGCCCCCCAACTTTGGCCCTGCGGCTATCTTCAGTCACTTTAGCAGCATCTTTGACAGCAACCAGGTGGGCAACAACCAGGTTTGGGGTGCCTGCCATCTACCTGCACGTACCCATCCGGAGCAGCCCTACAGTGCCCCGACTAATGCATACATAAGTGGAATGGGGCAGATTGAAAGTGTCCAACCTCCTCCCGATGGCTCAAAAGCTCCAGGATACCGCTGTTCCTCGCAGCGAATTGTCTCCAGTCCGATTG GTATACACCCTATGGACAACTCTATGTCCTCGTCCACTGCACTCCCCAGCTTCACCACAAGCATATCTGCCAGCCCTGTGTTCCTACCAGGTCATGCTAATGTGGGCACACCCTCCTTCAGCCGCCAGCACTTCTCTCCTCATCCTTGGAGTGCCTCCACCTCTT gTGAGTCTCCAGTGCCCTCTGTGTCTTCTAGGGCATCCTCACCTCTTTGCACATCTACAGTGACAGTGATCCAGGCAAAACCTATTAGCTCCAACCAGCAGGATCGTAAAGTTCCCCCTCCAATTGGAACAGAGCGCCTGGCCCGTATCAGGCAAACTGGCACCATCAACCACACCATGCTGCCCACCAGCTATACCCCACCAGTTGGACAGGGTGGCATCTGGTCTTTTGGAGTGGGTAGTGCCTCCG AAACAATGTCAGGCTGGTCTCAGCCCCTGATGGGAGGGCCAGTGATGCACCAGCAGATGCAGGAGCCTTCAGCCTTCTCTCAGCACCAGGCAATGGAACGAGATGATACTGGGATTGTGGCTCCTTCTAACACTTTCCACCAACCTCTGCCCACCAACTTCATGGATTTTCCAAAG GGGCTGCCAATGTCAATGTACGGTGGCACGATGATCCCTCCTCACCCGCAGATGGCGGAGGGTCCTGGAGGCCCTGTATACAATGGTCTTCACACTTCTGACCCTGCCTGGAATCCCATCCTAAAGGTTGTTCCCAACACTGCTGAGAATTCAGACCCACAGCAG GTATGGCCTGGCACTTGGGCTCCACATGTGGGAAATGTGCATCTGAATCACGTCAACTAA